In Dolichospermum flos-aquae CCAP 1403/13F, the following proteins share a genomic window:
- a CDS encoding DGQHR domain-containing protein translates to MNDNTDTLNNQLANEYLERENQDKQVLALLLDRFLEKKDQILVQKTEMGGTEAYVGSVTLEWFAGRVHFASGLPLLQKKYNPETENIEIDADSIDDIQQRPVDWSRQAPLVQYLAARKNHKFPAVLVVINQPWVDNPKAAEWDSQGRAKKATTDFIPLDKDGKVGLLNISEDNVTIYALDGQHRLMGVQGLMELIKSGKLQRYKKDKTADDSFITLSDLIEKYQVEPAYLQSLSKEKIGIEFICAVNTGETHTEAKRRVRSIFVHVNLMAAPLTKGQLAQLNEDDGFAIVARKIAVTHPLLEQKPNRNPRVNWNSATVAANSTVLTTLQALQDMSERYLGQKFPHWKPLEKGLIPMRPENEEIQEGIADFRLLFDNLANLPSYKILEHEDTTVLRRFHFEKDGGEGNMLFRPVSQVALAQALGTLVFKKDFPLTDIFKKLEKFDRQGGFSSMEYPQSIWYGVLYDPNKKRVQVVGKDLAVKLFIYMLGGMTEKMEVTALRKALANARTMEEQTIGFDGKLVKPQDVGLPIIL, encoded by the coding sequence ATGAATGATAATACAGATACACTCAATAATCAACTCGCTAACGAGTATTTAGAACGGGAAAATCAGGATAAACAGGTATTAGCTTTACTGCTAGACAGGTTTTTAGAGAAAAAAGACCAAATTCTTGTCCAAAAAACAGAAATGGGTGGTACGGAGGCTTATGTAGGTTCTGTGACATTGGAATGGTTCGCGGGACGGGTACATTTTGCGTCTGGTTTACCCCTGCTGCAAAAAAAGTACAACCCAGAGACAGAGAATATTGAAATTGACGCTGATAGTATTGATGACATTCAACAACGTCCTGTTGATTGGTCGCGTCAAGCACCGTTAGTACAGTATTTAGCAGCGAGGAAAAATCATAAATTTCCGGCTGTGTTGGTGGTAATTAATCAACCTTGGGTAGATAACCCCAAAGCAGCGGAGTGGGATAGTCAAGGACGGGCTAAAAAAGCGACGACTGATTTTATACCTTTAGATAAAGATGGTAAAGTCGGTTTACTGAATATTTCTGAAGACAATGTGACAATTTATGCTTTAGATGGTCAGCATAGATTAATGGGTGTCCAAGGTTTAATGGAGTTAATTAAATCAGGTAAACTGCAACGTTATAAAAAGGATAAAACTGCTGATGATAGTTTTATTACCTTATCTGATTTGATTGAGAAATATCAAGTAGAACCTGCTTATTTACAAAGTTTATCTAAAGAAAAAATTGGCATTGAATTTATTTGTGCGGTGAATACCGGGGAAACTCATACAGAAGCAAAACGACGGGTAAGATCCATTTTTGTTCATGTAAATTTAATGGCTGCACCTTTAACTAAAGGTCAGTTAGCACAATTAAATGAAGATGATGGTTTTGCTATTGTAGCGCGAAAAATTGCCGTTACACATCCACTTTTAGAACAAAAACCCAATCGCAATCCCCGTGTTAATTGGAATAGTGCCACAGTAGCCGCTAATTCTACGGTTTTGACGACCTTGCAAGCCTTACAAGATATGTCTGAAAGGTATTTGGGGCAAAAGTTCCCCCACTGGAAACCTTTGGAAAAAGGGTTAATTCCCATGCGTCCAGAAAATGAAGAAATTCAGGAAGGAATTGCCGATTTTAGATTACTTTTTGATAATTTAGCGAATCTTCCCAGTTATAAAATATTGGAACACGAAGATACAACTGTTTTGCGGCGCTTCCATTTTGAAAAAGACGGAGGTGAGGGAAATATGTTATTTCGTCCAGTTTCTCAAGTTGCTTTAGCGCAAGCTTTGGGAACTTTGGTATTTAAAAAAGATTTTCCTTTGACGGATATTTTTAAGAAGTTGGAGAAATTTGACCGTCAAGGGGGTTTTAGTAGTATGGAATATCCTCAATCTATATGGTATGGGGTTTTATATGACCCCAATAAAAAGCGGGTACAGGTAGTAGGAAAAGATTTAGCTGTGAAGTTATTCATTTATATGTTGGGAGGAATGACTGAAAAAATGGAAGTTACGGCTTTACGTAAAGCTTTAGCTAATGCTAGGACAATGGAAGAACAAACTATAGGTTTTGATGGAAAATTGGTAAAACCGCAAGATGTAGGACTTCCGATTATTTTATAA
- a CDS encoding HNH endonuclease, producing the protein MNSLRFYCEKFSKLKVSSSRKRGNAQYKPILLLTVIDLIMRGVITNNQIFVSDELIQAFNKYWNVIGSQSYKGGLHYPFFHLQSERFWHVEIKAGFNNLQPKTTNQLKQAVEYAYLDSELFNYLQDESSRKELIDALVAAFFSDNEDEIEEFLQINQTFQDYPEVEKLDDIENLPNNPKWSLKKTLIRNAFFRKAVVSVYDCQCAFCGLKVTKTGNQNIVDGAHIKPFSAFYDSRIHNGIALCKNHHWAFDRGWFAVDDKYKIIVSKELEEVSPHARTITEFHGEILILPKVEKYFPDIEALQWHRHHIFQP; encoded by the coding sequence ATGAATAGTCTTCGTTTTTATTGTGAAAAGTTTTCTAAGTTAAAAGTAAGTAGTAGCCGAAAACGTGGTAATGCTCAATATAAACCAATATTACTTTTAACCGTAATTGATTTGATTATGAGAGGAGTTATTACCAATAATCAAATTTTTGTCTCAGATGAATTAATTCAAGCTTTTAATAAATATTGGAATGTTATTGGCTCACAATCTTATAAAGGGGGTTTACACTATCCATTTTTTCATCTGCAAAGTGAGAGATTTTGGCACGTAGAAATTAAAGCAGGTTTTAATAATTTACAACCAAAAACAACTAACCAATTAAAACAGGCTGTTGAATACGCATATTTAGACAGTGAATTATTTAACTATTTACAAGATGAATCTTCTCGAAAAGAATTAATTGATGCACTTGTAGCCGCTTTTTTCTCGGATAATGAAGATGAAATTGAAGAATTTTTACAAATTAATCAAACTTTTCAAGATTATCCAGAAGTAGAAAAGCTAGATGATATTGAAAATTTACCTAACAACCCTAAATGGAGTTTAAAAAAAACACTAATTAGAAATGCTTTCTTTAGAAAAGCGGTTGTTTCTGTATATGATTGTCAATGCGCTTTTTGTGGGTTGAAAGTTACTAAAACTGGTAATCAAAATATTGTTGACGGCGCACATATAAAGCCATTTTCTGCTTTTTATGACAGTAGAATACATAACGGAATAGCACTTTGTAAAAATCATCATTGGGCTTTTGATAGGGGTTGGTTTGCCGTTGATGATAAATACAAAATAATCGTTAGTAAAGAATTAGAAGAAGTATCTCCCCATGCTAGAACAATAACAGAATTTCATGGGGAAATACTCATATTACCGAAAGTGGAGAAATATTTTCCAGATATTGAAGCTTTACAATGGCATCGTCATCATATATTTCAGCCATAA
- a CDS encoding DNA phosphorothioation-associated protein 4, with amino-acid sequence MAANRIKIAQDKAELVKSLLASKETPGLFQTYVEVMIFAAALGVKYKKSVPLGDTTKREPSPIPQENFASLGYDKIIKLLGIVETSDIQILASREDVYEDKRTQVFEEYANGGLEILQSELRGVVDYEIQFLLILRKAIDYQENNIEGEFNLTRFLK; translated from the coding sequence ATGGCTGCAAATAGAATCAAAATTGCTCAGGATAAGGCTGAGTTGGTGAAGTCGTTACTAGCGTCTAAGGAAACACCGGGACTTTTCCAAACTTATGTGGAGGTGATGATATTTGCGGCAGCATTAGGAGTAAAGTATAAAAAAAGTGTTCCTCTGGGAGATACTACAAAAAGAGAGCCTTCTCCAATTCCACAAGAAAATTTTGCTTCACTGGGTTATGACAAAATTATCAAATTATTAGGAATTGTTGAGACAAGTGATATCCAAATACTTGCTTCTAGAGAAGATGTATATGAGGATAAACGGACTCAAGTATTTGAAGAGTATGCTAATGGGGGATTAGAAATATTACAAAGTGAATTGCGCGGAGTTGTTGATTATGAAATACAATTTCTATTGATTTTAAGAAAAGCAATAGATTATCAAGAAAATAATATAGAAGGAGAATTTAATTTAACTAGATTTTTAAAATAA
- a CDS encoding Uma2 family endonuclease, which yields MVANFEKSYMSPLEYLEWEEQQDIKYEYINGEVFAMTGGTIPHNDVAFNLASGLKNHLKGSKCRVNIADAKVGVSDTGPFTYPDVVVSCHPKDKKAIKFIQFPSLIVEVLSPSTEAYDRGGKFQLYRRIQTLQEYVLISADKIGLDCFRLNDRGLWELHPFVEGDNVHLVSVDFTFPLSLVYEDVF from the coding sequence ATGGTTGCTAATTTTGAGAAAAGTTATATGAGTCCTCTGGAGTATTTGGAGTGGGAGGAACAGCAAGATATTAAATATGAATATATCAATGGTGAAGTTTTTGCTATGACTGGGGGAACTATTCCCCATAATGATGTTGCTTTTAATTTAGCTTCTGGGTTAAAAAATCATTTAAAAGGTAGTAAGTGTCGTGTTAATATTGCTGATGCAAAAGTAGGTGTGTCTGACACAGGTCCGTTTACTTATCCTGATGTTGTTGTTAGTTGTCACCCTAAAGATAAAAAAGCGATTAAGTTTATTCAATTTCCTAGTTTAATTGTTGAGGTGCTTTCTCCGAGTACGGAGGCTTATGATAGGGGGGGTAAGTTTCAGCTATATAGACGGATTCAAACTTTGCAGGAATATGTTTTAATTAGTGCTGATAAAATCGGTTTGGATTGTTTTCGCCTAAATGATAGGGGTTTATGGGAGTTACATCCTTTTGTTGAGGGTGATAATGTACATTTAGTTAGTGTTGATTTTACGTTTCCTCTTTCTTTGGTTTATGAGGATGTTTTTTGA
- a CDS encoding Uma2 family endonuclease — protein sequence MVISSLGLVTDTWVSVSWDEFMEVAEHSDYQQGRFYFYQNYMRVEILPVGSIHGNNNNVVANVVNFYATLKNIKIKGWVNTSFRRISEAECQPDLAFYIGDKVTFPPLNNSPVNINELAAPTLVVEVAVSSINDDLGFKRLLYERLGVKEYWVMNANNNDIIAFEIIDGGSRRIEESKVLPGLQISTIQEAIQRSLTQDDGEVNRWLLQIFS from the coding sequence ATGGTTATTAGTTCTTTAGGTTTGGTGACGGATACGTGGGTAAGTGTGAGTTGGGATGAGTTTATGGAAGTTGCTGAACATTCTGATTATCAGCAAGGACGATTTTATTTTTATCAAAATTACATGAGGGTAGAAATTTTACCTGTTGGTTCAATTCATGGAAACAATAATAATGTTGTTGCAAATGTTGTGAATTTTTATGCGACATTGAAAAATATTAAGATTAAAGGTTGGGTAAATACCAGTTTTCGCAGAATAAGTGAAGCAGAATGTCAACCTGATTTAGCTTTTTATATTGGGGATAAGGTAACATTTCCACCTTTGAATAATTCTCCTGTCAATATTAATGAGTTAGCAGCACCGACTTTAGTTGTGGAAGTTGCTGTTTCTTCTATTAATGATGATTTGGGTTTTAAGCGATTACTCTATGAACGGTTGGGGGTGAAAGAATATTGGGTAATGAATGCTAATAATAATGATATTATTGCTTTTGAAATTATTGATGGTGGAAGTAGGAGAATTGAGGAATCAAAGGTTTTACCAGGTTTGCAAATATCTACTATTCAAGAAGCTATTCAACGCAGTTTAACTCAAGATGATGGTGAAGTTAATCGCTGGTTGTTGCAAATTTTTAGTTAA
- a CDS encoding AAA family ATPase has translation MKLTSIKLCNFRSFYGKTPEITLAGGDVRNTTMIYGSNGAGKTSILNAFTWVLYEKFSAAFASTEQLVNKRAISESQPSQPVECWVEVGWEHEGNRYRATRGCRVYKNESDVIEAGKTQLKIQVAGDDGKWYFPLQQAEEIITQILPASLHQYFFFDGERIEEIVRSDNKAEISEAIRTFLGVEVIELSIKHLKDAKKSLETELKHIGDAETKQLLNQQGKQELEIDNINKRQTEINQELECQQIFKKEVSNKLRELTAVKELQERKQSLESQKDSLREELKKTRENLKKVISARGYTVLLSETTAKFREIFTDLKQKGELTAGISREFINDLLNTGRCICGADLREGTHTHFHVKNLMRKSGSSTVEETAIRMSAQVDEIDKQAVAFWEEADREQVRIQQLRENLNQVELELATIQEQLRKDPNEEISSLQKRLDEIEAKIDDLNREQGANQQEVSHLKTAIDALIKQISKQKQNEEKQSLAQRRINATQDAIDRLSEVKNRQENQFRLQLEQRVQEIFSDISFTPYVPKISEKYELSLVENTTGIEAPVAASTGENQVLSLSFIASIIDKVRDWSEKRKMIMLPESSTFPIVMDSPFGSLDVNSRRHIARTIPKLANQLVVLVTKTQWRVEVEEEIADKVGKEYVLVYYSSKPNCEQDFIELGRERYALVRQSLNGFEYTEIVEVER, from the coding sequence ATGAAGCTAACTTCGATTAAATTATGTAATTTTCGTTCTTTTTATGGGAAAACTCCAGAGATAACTTTGGCTGGTGGAGATGTTCGCAATACTACGATGATTTATGGTAGTAATGGTGCAGGTAAAACTAGTATTTTGAATGCGTTTACTTGGGTTTTATATGAAAAATTTAGTGCGGCTTTTGCGTCAACGGAACAGTTAGTAAATAAACGCGCAATTTCAGAATCTCAACCTAGTCAACCTGTGGAATGTTGGGTGGAAGTTGGTTGGGAACATGAAGGTAATCGTTATCGCGCTACTCGTGGTTGTCGGGTTTATAAAAATGAAAGTGATGTAATCGAAGCTGGGAAAACTCAGTTAAAAATTCAAGTTGCTGGAGATGATGGAAAATGGTATTTTCCTCTTCAACAAGCTGAGGAAATTATTACTCAGATTTTACCAGCAAGTTTACATCAATATTTTTTCTTTGACGGTGAACGGATTGAAGAAATTGTCCGTTCTGATAATAAAGCGGAAATTTCTGAAGCCATTAGAACTTTTTTGGGTGTGGAAGTTATTGAACTTTCGATTAAACACTTGAAAGATGCTAAAAAGAGTTTAGAAACTGAGTTAAAACATATTGGTGACGCGGAAACTAAACAGTTGTTGAATCAGCAAGGAAAGCAAGAACTGGAAATTGACAATATTAATAAACGTCAAACGGAAATAAATCAAGAGTTGGAATGTCAGCAAATTTTTAAAAAGGAAGTTAGTAATAAGTTACGAGAATTGACTGCTGTTAAAGAATTACAGGAAAGAAAGCAAAGTTTAGAATCTCAAAAAGATAGTTTGCGGGAAGAGTTGAAAAAAACACGGGAGAATTTGAAAAAGGTTATTTCCGCACGGGGTTATACTGTTCTGTTATCGGAAACTACCGCTAAGTTTCGGGAAATATTTACAGATTTAAAACAAAAAGGTGAATTAACTGCGGGAATTTCGCGGGAATTTATCAATGATTTACTCAATACTGGACGTTGTATTTGTGGTGCAGATTTAAGGGAAGGAACTCACACCCATTTTCATGTCAAGAATTTAATGAGAAAATCTGGTTCTTCGACTGTAGAAGAAACCGCAATTAGAATGAGCGCGCAAGTTGATGAAATTGATAAACAAGCAGTTGCTTTTTGGGAAGAAGCGGACAGGGAACAAGTACGAATTCAACAGTTACGAGAAAATCTTAATCAAGTTGAATTGGAATTAGCAACTATTCAAGAACAACTCCGAAAAGATCCCAATGAGGAAATTAGTAGTTTACAAAAACGTCTTGATGAAATTGAAGCTAAAATTGATGACTTAAATCGAGAACAAGGTGCAAATCAACAGGAAGTTTCTCATCTAAAAACAGCTATTGATGCTTTGATAAAACAAATATCTAAGCAAAAACAAAATGAGGAAAAACAATCTTTAGCACAGCGTCGCATTAATGCTACTCAAGATGCAATCGACAGATTATCGGAAGTTAAAAACCGTCAAGAAAATCAGTTTCGTCTCCAATTGGAACAGCGAGTACAGGAAATTTTCTCAGATATTTCTTTTACTCCTTATGTTCCCAAAATTAGCGAAAAGTATGAGTTGAGTTTGGTGGAAAATACGACGGGAATTGAAGCACCAGTTGCAGCTTCTACGGGAGAAAATCAAGTTCTCAGTTTATCTTTTATCGCTAGTATTATTGATAAGGTGCGCGACTGGAGTGAGAAGCGGAAAATGATCATGCTTCCTGAGAGTAGCACTTTTCCGATTGTTATGGATTCTCCTTTTGGGAGTTTAGATGTTAATTCTCGTCGTCACATTGCGCGAACTATTCCTAAGTTAGCAAATCAGTTGGTTGTGTTGGTGACTAAGACGCAATGGCGGGTGGAGGTTGAGGAGGAAATTGCTGATAAGGTTGGGAAGGAATATGTTTTGGTTTATTATTCTTCTAAGCCTAATTGTGAACAGGATTTTATTGAGTTGGGGAGGGAAAGATATGCTTTGGTGCGTCAGAGTTTGAATGGTTTTGAATATACGGAAATTGTTGAGGTTGAACGGTAG
- a CDS encoding Uma2 family endonuclease, with amino-acid sequence MTVTIAKWSLDDYHRMIEIGLLAGRQVELLNGEIINTAPERPEHAQINTDSGEYLRELLGSKALVRDAKPITIPNSNSEPEPDLAIVEPLRAIYRSHHPYPENIFWLIEYSKTTLSKDLEIKRKTYAAALINEYWVVDLKNQQLKVFREPINGNYSRELTFTCGEISPLAFPEIKISIQRLLQGFSQ; translated from the coding sequence ATGACAGTTACTATTGCTAAATGGAGTTTAGACGACTATCATCGTATGATTGAAATTGGCCTTTTAGCTGGTCGTCAAGTTGAACTACTAAATGGAGAAATTATCAACACGGCACCGGAAAGACCAGAACACGCGCAAATTAATACTGACTCTGGTGAATATTTGCGGGAATTACTCGGTTCAAAAGCACTGGTAAGAGATGCAAAACCTATTACAATTCCTAATAGCAATTCGGAACCAGAACCAGATTTAGCAATAGTTGAACCACTGCGGGCTATTTATCGCAGTCATCATCCTTATCCTGAAAATATATTTTGGTTAATCGAATATTCTAAAACTACTTTAAGTAAAGATTTAGAGATAAAACGCAAAACCTATGCTGCTGCATTAATTAATGAGTATTGGGTAGTAGACTTAAAAAATCAACAATTAAAAGTGTTTAGAGAACCAATAAATGGTAATTATTCTAGAGAATTAACCTTTACTTGCGGTGAAATATCTCCATTAGCATTTCCAGAAATTAAAATTTCTATTCAACGATTACTACAAGGATTTTCACAATAA
- the uvrB gene encoding excinuclease ABC subunit UvrB, with the protein MMDFNLQAPFVPTGDQPQAIAQLSASIQTGNHYQTLLGATGTGKTFSIAAVIEKVGRPTLVLAHNKTLAAQLCNELREFFPHNAVEYFVSYYDYYQPEAYLPVTDTYIEKTSAINEEIDMLRHSATRSLFERKDVIVVASISCIYGLGMPAEYLKAAIRLQLGMEIDPRQVLRDLTAVQYTRNDIEMGRGKFRVRGDVLEISPAYEDRIIRVEFFGDEIDAIRYVDPVSGEILHSLEAVNIYPARHFVTPKERVEIACEDIATELKQQQLTLESMGKLVEAQRIDQRTRYDLEMLREVGYCNGVENYSRHLAGRQAGEPPECLIDYFPKDWLLVIDESHVTVPQIRGMYNGDQARKKVLIDHGFRLPSAADNRPLQAEEFWQKVNQCIFVSATPGNWELEISEENIIEQVIRPTGVIDPEIFVRPTEGQIDDLLGEIKDRVDRQERTLITTLTKRMAEDLTEYLAERGIKIRYLHSEINSIQRIEILQDLRNGIFDVLVGVNLLREGLDLPEVSLVAIMDADKEGFLRTERSLIQTIGRAARHIRGKAILYADKLTGSMIKAIDETDRRRGIQTAYNKLHGITPQPIIKKQTNSILSFLDASRRLNATDLKMVDEHLDELSLEDIPELITLLEKQMKEAAKKMEFEEAGKLRDRIKHLRDKMLGR; encoded by the coding sequence ATAATGGATTTTAATCTCCAAGCACCTTTTGTCCCCACCGGTGATCAACCACAAGCGATCGCACAACTTTCTGCTAGTATTCAAACAGGAAATCATTATCAAACATTACTGGGTGCGACAGGAACCGGTAAAACATTTTCCATAGCCGCAGTCATTGAAAAAGTCGGTAGACCTACCTTAGTATTAGCCCATAATAAGACATTAGCCGCCCAGTTGTGTAACGAACTGCGGGAGTTTTTTCCTCATAATGCAGTTGAGTATTTTGTCAGTTATTACGATTACTATCAACCCGAAGCATATCTACCCGTTACTGATACTTATATAGAAAAAACATCAGCGATTAATGAAGAAATAGATATGTTACGACATTCCGCCACCCGTTCCTTATTTGAACGCAAAGATGTGATTGTTGTGGCTTCAATTAGTTGTATTTACGGTTTAGGAATGCCGGCGGAATACCTGAAAGCCGCAATTCGATTACAATTGGGAATGGAAATTGATCCGCGTCAAGTTTTACGGGATTTAACAGCAGTTCAATATACTCGCAATGACATCGAAATGGGGAGAGGAAAATTTCGAGTTCGGGGTGATGTTTTAGAAATTTCTCCTGCTTATGAAGATAGAATTATTAGAGTGGAATTTTTTGGTGATGAAATTGATGCAATTAGATATGTAGATCCTGTTAGTGGCGAAATTCTCCACAGTTTAGAAGCAGTAAATATCTACCCTGCGCGTCACTTTGTTACTCCTAAAGAAAGAGTAGAAATAGCTTGTGAAGATATAGCCACCGAATTAAAACAGCAACAATTAACATTAGAATCAATGGGCAAATTAGTGGAAGCACAACGCATTGATCAACGCACCCGTTATGATTTGGAAATGTTAAGAGAAGTGGGATATTGTAACGGTGTAGAAAATTATTCTCGCCATTTAGCCGGAAGACAAGCGGGAGAACCACCAGAATGTTTAATTGATTATTTTCCCAAAGATTGGTTATTAGTGATAGATGAATCTCATGTTACTGTTCCCCAAATTCGCGGAATGTATAATGGAGATCAAGCGAGAAAAAAAGTATTAATAGATCATGGTTTTCGACTTCCTAGTGCGGCGGATAATCGTCCTTTGCAAGCGGAAGAATTTTGGCAAAAAGTCAATCAATGTATTTTCGTTTCTGCAACTCCAGGAAATTGGGAATTGGAAATTTCGGAAGAGAATATTATTGAACAAGTAATTAGACCGACGGGAGTAATTGACCCAGAAATATTTGTGCGTCCCACGGAAGGACAAATTGATGATTTATTAGGAGAAATAAAAGATCGAGTTGACCGTCAAGAAAGAACGTTAATTACTACATTAACTAAACGCATGGCGGAAGATTTGACGGAATATTTAGCAGAGAGGGGAATTAAAATCAGATATTTGCATTCAGAAATTAATTCCATTCAACGCATTGAGATATTACAAGATTTGCGAAATGGGATTTTTGATGTGTTAGTCGGTGTCAATTTATTGCGAGAAGGTTTAGATTTACCAGAAGTTTCTTTAGTCGCAATTATGGACGCAGATAAAGAAGGTTTCTTGCGGACTGAACGTTCTTTAATTCAAACTATCGGCCGCGCGGCGCGTCACATTAGAGGAAAAGCAATTTTATATGCTGATAAATTAACAGGGAGTATGATTAAAGCCATTGATGAAACTGATAGAAGAAGAGGAATTCAAACGGCTTATAATAAACTGCATGGAATTACACCGCAACCGATTATTAAAAAACAAACTAATTCAATTTTATCATTTTTAGATGCTTCTCGGCGATTAAATGCCACTGATTTAAAAATGGTTGATGAACATCTAGATGAATTATCCTTGGAAGATATTCCAGAGTTAATTACGTTGTTGGAAAAACAGATGAAGGAAGCAGCGAAGAAGATGGAATTTGAAGAAGCTGGAAAATTGCGCGATCGCATTAAGCATCTTCGAGATAAAATGTTGGGACGTTAA
- the arfB gene encoding alternative ribosome rescue aminoacyl-tRNA hydrolase ArfB — protein sequence MIEISQTVIIPDSDIEISAIRSQGAGGQNVNKVATAIHLRFDIGASSLPEIYKERLLKLKDNRITIEGVVVIKAQEYRSQEQNKEEALRRLQELIKSVSVLPRKRKRTKPSRNSQRKRLDSKNKRGQIKLTRGKITE from the coding sequence ATGATAGAAATTTCCCAGACAGTAATTATTCCTGATAGCGATATTGAAATTAGTGCAATTCGTTCTCAGGGTGCAGGTGGTCAAAATGTTAATAAGGTGGCTACTGCTATTCATTTGCGCTTTGATATTGGGGCTTCTTCGTTACCAGAAATCTATAAGGAACGGCTTTTGAAGCTGAAGGATAACCGCATTACTATTGAGGGAGTTGTGGTGATTAAAGCGCAGGAATACCGCAGTCAAGAACAGAATAAGGAGGAAGCTTTAAGACGACTTCAGGAACTGATTAAAAGTGTGTCTGTTTTACCTCGAAAACGTAAACGAACTAAACCAAGTCGCAATTCTCAAAGAAAACGTCTTGATAGTAAAAATAAGCGCGGACAAATTAAGTTAACTAGAGGAAAAATTACAGAATAA